One part of the Planctomycetota bacterium genome encodes these proteins:
- a CDS encoding HAD hydrolase-like protein produces the protein MAKADPHVKLKAFQPTCEYFVGIDSDGCAFDTMEPKHKECFCPVTVWKWDLAAVSKYAREAWDFVNLYSKERGCNRFHALQHVMNHLRERPEVIRRKVDIPLLKELKAWTSRAKALGNPELKAEVERTGNAELAQVLDWSKTINEMVAKIVKKVPPFPGVRESLELLAGKADLMVVSATPGEALEREWEEHGIGRYMGLIAGQEMGPKKEHLEIAAGGKYPPEKILMIGDAPGDLKAAQANKAMFYPINPGHEEESWARFHQEAGPKFLAGKYTREYEARLIAEFEKLLPETPPWKH, from the coding sequence GTGGCGAAAGCAGACCCGCATGTGAAACTGAAAGCCTTCCAGCCGACGTGCGAGTACTTCGTGGGGATCGACTCGGACGGCTGCGCGTTCGACACGATGGAACCGAAGCACAAGGAATGCTTCTGCCCCGTCACGGTGTGGAAATGGGACCTGGCGGCCGTGTCGAAGTACGCCCGCGAGGCGTGGGACTTTGTGAACCTGTATTCCAAGGAGCGCGGCTGCAACCGCTTCCACGCCCTCCAGCACGTGATGAACCACCTGCGGGAGCGCCCGGAGGTTATCCGCCGCAAGGTCGACATACCGCTCTTGAAGGAACTGAAAGCGTGGACCTCGCGCGCCAAGGCCCTGGGCAACCCGGAACTGAAGGCCGAGGTCGAGCGCACCGGCAACGCCGAACTGGCGCAGGTCCTGGACTGGTCGAAGACCATCAACGAGATGGTCGCGAAGATCGTGAAGAAGGTGCCGCCGTTCCCGGGGGTGCGGGAGAGCCTGGAACTCCTGGCCGGCAAGGCCGACCTGATGGTCGTCAGCGCGACGCCCGGGGAGGCCCTCGAACGCGAGTGGGAGGAGCACGGCATCGGGCGGTACATGGGGCTCATCGCAGGCCAGGAGATGGGCCCGAAGAAGGAGCACCTCGAGATCGCGGCAGGCGGAAAGTATCCGCCGGAGAAGATCCTCATGATCGGCGACGCGCCGGGCGACTTGAAGGCCGCCCAGGCGAACAAGGCCATGTTTTACCCGATCAACCCGGGTCACGAGGAGGAATCGTGGGCGAGGTTCCACCAGGAAGCGGGGCCGAAGTTCCTGGCGGGCAAGTACACGCGCGAGTACGAGGCGCGCCTGATTGCGGAGTTCGAGAAGTTGCTGCCCGAAACGCCGCCGTGGAAGCATTGA
- a CDS encoding SDR family oxidoreductase, whose protein sequence is MADSAYLTTMFGLDGRRAAVIGGGGVLAGAMALALARAGAKVAVLDLNPDAAKTRADQITKAGGTALALKVDVASKRDLQTASDAIDKAWGGTDILINAPGLNSGTPFFEIAEEEWEKLIAVDLKGVFLACQVFGRGMVQRKGGSIINISSASSGPPLSRVFTYGVAKGGVNQITQFLAREWAEAGVRVNALIPGFFPAEQNRRLLTEERTAQIMAHTPMKRFGEPEELLGAVLWLASAKASGFVTGALVRVDGGFLAMTI, encoded by the coding sequence ATGGCCGATTCGGCTTACTTGACCACGATGTTCGGACTCGACGGCAGGCGAGCGGCCGTCATCGGCGGCGGCGGCGTCCTCGCCGGCGCCATGGCCCTCGCCCTCGCCCGCGCGGGGGCCAAGGTGGCCGTCCTCGACCTCAATCCCGATGCCGCCAAGACTCGCGCCGACCAAATCACCAAGGCCGGCGGCACCGCGCTGGCCCTTAAGGTGGACGTCGCCTCCAAACGCGACCTTCAGACCGCCTCCGACGCGATCGACAAGGCCTGGGGCGGCACCGACATCCTCATCAACGCCCCCGGCCTCAACTCCGGCACCCCCTTCTTCGAAATCGCCGAAGAAGAGTGGGAGAAACTTATTGCCGTGGACTTGAAGGGCGTCTTTCTCGCCTGCCAAGTCTTCGGGCGCGGCATGGTCCAGCGCAAGGGCGGCTCCATCATCAACATTTCGAGCGCTTCGAGCGGACCGCCCCTCTCGAGGGTCTTCACCTACGGTGTCGCGAAGGGCGGCGTCAACCAGATCACCCAGTTCCTCGCCCGCGAGTGGGCCGAGGCCGGCGTCCGCGTCAATGCCCTTATCCCCGGTTTCTTCCCGGCCGAGCAGAATCGCCGCCTCCTCACCGAGGAACGCACCGCCCAGATCATGGCCCACACGCCGATGAAACGCTTCGGCGAACCCGAGGAACTTCTCGGTGCCGTCCTCTGGCTCGCCAGCGCGAAGGCCTCCGGATTCGTCACGGGCGCCCTGGTGCGCGTCGACGGCGGCTTCCTCGCCATGACCATCTGA